One window of uncultured Trichococcus sp. genomic DNA carries:
- the recQ gene encoding DNA helicase RecQ, which yields MEDKELLYATLKKYFGYDSFREGQEELITNTLQGQDVLGIMPTSGGKSLCYQLPALLLDGMTIVVSPLVSLMKDQVDSLREMGIAAAYLNSTLSREEFLQLMDDMRSGQLKLLYIAPERIDNESFMNALRFVKVPLLVVDEAHCISQWGSDFRPSYQGVARLYDVFDRRPRVAAFTATATEPVQDDILIQLRLQNPFRLVTGFDRSNLAFSVEKPADKFKFLVKDLNPKEASIIYCSTRKNVESVQKKLEQKGFAATLYHAGLPEHERQRNQDDFLFDRKPIMVATNAFGMGIDKSNVRTVYHYNMPKNIESYYQEAGRAGRDGEEARVILLFSTQDIIINQLLNSKTNDSEATNKLNKMINYCYTNQCLRRYILEYFGETTAELDCQHCSNCLRRTEQIDITEEAQKILSCVVRVRGRYGVQKIIGILTGSKQKGITDFGLDKLKTYGLMSAYNDGEIREMIGVLIADEYLQVTGDQYPLIQVTPKALEILKEGKKVGMSYAVETGKGTAKQSGGGLYDTELFDRLRSVRTEMANEHGIPSYIVFSDSTLHEMARNFPTADDAFLRLSGVGETKLERYGEVFMGVISDYLKEFPDAESILQQKRLEQKEQAGNPETAEKRLKPAQKNYAGTTFEETYRLYQEGKTVEEIIAIRGLARMTIENHFRHLAEQSAYEMRLADFVTAEQAEAITRAIEEAEDQHLKPLKEKLGDDYSYFQIGMVLAFRKREQ from the coding sequence GTGGAGGATAAAGAATTACTGTACGCGACGTTAAAAAAATATTTCGGATATGACAGCTTCCGGGAAGGCCAAGAGGAACTGATCACGAACACCCTGCAAGGGCAAGACGTGCTCGGGATCATGCCGACAAGCGGAGGGAAGTCGCTCTGTTACCAACTGCCGGCGTTGCTGCTGGACGGCATGACGATCGTCGTATCCCCGCTCGTATCATTGATGAAAGATCAGGTCGACAGCCTGCGGGAAATGGGGATTGCCGCGGCGTACCTGAACAGCACGCTTTCCAGAGAAGAGTTTCTGCAACTGATGGATGATATGCGCTCCGGCCAGCTCAAGCTGCTCTACATCGCGCCGGAACGGATAGACAACGAATCGTTCATGAATGCCCTACGCTTTGTGAAGGTTCCGTTGCTGGTGGTCGATGAGGCCCACTGCATCTCGCAATGGGGCAGCGATTTCCGACCTTCCTACCAAGGTGTGGCCCGTCTGTACGATGTTTTCGACAGACGTCCGCGGGTTGCCGCCTTCACTGCCACGGCAACCGAACCGGTTCAGGACGATATCCTGATTCAGTTGCGCCTGCAGAATCCGTTCCGGTTGGTGACGGGGTTTGACCGCAGCAACTTGGCCTTCAGCGTGGAAAAACCCGCCGATAAGTTCAAGTTCCTCGTGAAGGACCTCAATCCGAAGGAAGCGAGCATCATCTATTGCTCGACCAGAAAAAATGTGGAGTCGGTCCAGAAGAAATTGGAACAAAAAGGCTTTGCTGCGACGCTTTACCATGCCGGGCTGCCGGAACACGAGCGCCAACGGAACCAGGACGATTTCCTGTTCGACCGCAAACCGATCATGGTCGCAACCAATGCTTTCGGGATGGGGATCGACAAAAGCAACGTGCGGACCGTTTACCACTACAACATGCCCAAAAACATCGAAAGCTATTACCAGGAAGCGGGGAGGGCTGGCCGTGATGGAGAGGAAGCGCGTGTCATCCTGCTGTTTTCGACGCAGGATATCATCATCAACCAGTTGCTGAACAGCAAGACGAACGACAGCGAAGCCACCAACAAATTGAACAAGATGATCAATTATTGTTACACGAACCAATGCCTGCGCCGCTACATCCTGGAATATTTCGGCGAAACAACAGCGGAACTTGACTGCCAGCACTGCTCCAACTGCCTACGCCGCACGGAGCAGATAGATATCACCGAAGAAGCCCAAAAAATCCTGTCCTGCGTCGTGCGGGTGCGCGGACGTTACGGCGTCCAGAAAATCATCGGCATCCTGACGGGCAGCAAACAGAAGGGCATCACCGATTTCGGGCTGGATAAGCTGAAGACATACGGACTGATGAGCGCCTATAATGATGGGGAAATCCGCGAAATGATCGGAGTTTTGATCGCGGATGAATATCTGCAGGTGACAGGCGATCAGTACCCGCTGATCCAAGTCACTCCGAAAGCGCTGGAAATCCTCAAGGAAGGGAAAAAAGTCGGCATGTCCTATGCAGTCGAGACCGGCAAGGGCACCGCCAAACAGAGCGGAGGCGGCTTGTACGATACCGAACTGTTCGACCGGCTGCGCAGTGTGCGTACGGAAATGGCGAATGAGCACGGGATCCCTTCCTACATCGTCTTTTCGGACAGCACGCTGCATGAGATGGCCCGCAACTTTCCGACAGCTGATGACGCCTTCCTTCGCCTGTCCGGGGTCGGCGAAACGAAGCTTGAGCGCTACGGTGAAGTGTTCATGGGCGTCATTTCCGATTATCTGAAAGAGTTCCCTGACGCCGAATCAATCCTGCAACAAAAACGTCTGGAACAGAAAGAGCAGGCAGGCAATCCGGAAACTGCGGAAAAGCGTCTGAAACCGGCTCAGAAAAATTATGCCGGCACCACTTTTGAGGAAACCTATCGCCTGTACCAGGAAGGCAAGACGGTCGAGGAGATCATCGCCATCCGAGGATTGGCGCGGATGACGATCGAAAACCATTTCCGCCATTTGGCCGAACAGTCGGCCTATGAAATGCGTTTGGCGGATTTCGTCACGGCGGAACAGGCGGAGGCCATCACCAGGGCGATTGAAGAAGCCGAAGACCAGCATCTGAAACCCCTCAAGGAAAAGCTGGGGGACGACTACAGCTACTTCCAGATCGGGATGGTGCTGGCTTTCCGGAAAAGAGAACAGTAG
- the selD gene encoding selenide, water dikinase SelD has protein sequence MEQELSNELFICGGCNAKIGPGVLGDLLSQFPKQENPNFLVGFDSSDDAAVFRIDAQTAMIQTLDFFPAMVADATLFGEIAAANALSDVFAMGGEVLTAMNIVCWPETKSTDTLGKILAGGFKKVQEAGGVLVGGHSIHDPQPKYGLSVLGRVHPDRIYRNDTCLPGDVLLLTKPLGTGIITTAYSAGEMAQESFDQAVVSMTTLNRYAAEVLKKYTVHSCTDITGFGLLGHLSEMVSDRCSATVYADSVPCLSGAYQGAKEFLITAGGQRNRNHLEADVDFQIDDYALEEILFDPQTSGGLLVSVPVEEAAALLDEIEALGLPCGIIGEVNEKDAKKITVVH, from the coding sequence ATGGAACAGGAATTATCAAATGAACTATTTATCTGCGGGGGGTGCAATGCGAAGATCGGACCCGGCGTGCTGGGTGATCTGCTCAGCCAGTTTCCGAAACAGGAGAATCCGAATTTTTTGGTCGGTTTCGACTCGTCCGATGATGCGGCGGTGTTCCGGATAGACGCTCAGACGGCCATGATCCAGACGTTGGACTTCTTTCCCGCAATGGTCGCGGATGCCACGCTTTTCGGGGAAATCGCCGCGGCCAACGCCTTGAGCGATGTATTTGCGATGGGCGGAGAAGTGCTGACGGCCATGAACATCGTCTGTTGGCCCGAAACAAAAAGCACCGATACGCTTGGGAAAATTTTGGCTGGCGGCTTCAAGAAAGTCCAGGAGGCAGGCGGCGTGCTGGTCGGAGGGCATTCGATCCACGACCCCCAGCCCAAATACGGCCTGTCGGTATTGGGAAGAGTCCATCCCGATCGGATCTACCGGAATGATACTTGCCTGCCGGGCGATGTCCTGCTGCTGACGAAGCCATTGGGGACCGGAATCATCACGACGGCCTATAGCGCAGGAGAAATGGCCCAGGAATCCTTCGATCAGGCGGTTGTCTCGATGACGACGCTGAACCGTTATGCGGCGGAAGTACTGAAAAAGTATACCGTCCATAGTTGCACCGATATCACCGGCTTCGGCCTGTTGGGGCACCTTTCGGAAATGGTCAGCGACCGCTGTTCCGCGACGGTCTATGCCGACAGTGTGCCTTGTCTGAGCGGGGCCTATCAGGGAGCCAAGGAATTCCTGATCACAGCCGGCGGACAGCGCAACCGGAATCACTTGGAAGCCGATGTGGACTTCCAGATCGACGACTATGCCTTGGAGGAAATCCTTTTCGATCCGCAGACATCCGGCGGCCTGCTGGTGAGCGTTCCTGTTGAAGAAGCAGCCGCTCTGCTTGACGAAATCGAAGCATTGGGCTTGCCTTGCGGCATCATCGGCGAGGTCAACGAAAAGGACGCTAAGAAGATCACGGTGGTCCATTGA